From Flavobacterium arcticum, the proteins below share one genomic window:
- a CDS encoding DedA family protein, with protein MSDFDWMQLINPEFYIMLELGGVPVGIYVVLFIIFAETGLFAGFFLPGDSLLFLAGIYSTELMNTLIPIEGDFINVLLLSVLVAISGILGNTFGYWFGHKSGSYLYKKEDTFWFKKKYLIQSHEFFEKHGGRAIIFARFLPIIRTFAPIIAGVVKMEKKKFMFYNIISSFTWATTIIFAGHYLQELFKTTMGIDLKSHIEIIILIIVLITTVPLILNALKGNKVTEREAVEEAESKDDHDNDIFPR; from the coding sequence ATGAGTGATTTTGACTGGATGCAACTTATAAATCCTGAGTTTTATATAATGCTAGAGCTTGGCGGTGTTCCTGTAGGAATTTATGTTGTATTATTTATAATTTTTGCCGAGACAGGTCTTTTTGCAGGTTTTTTCCTTCCGGGCGATAGCCTTTTATTCCTTGCAGGTATTTATAGTACTGAGTTAATGAACACCCTTATACCTATTGAGGGCGACTTTATAAATGTACTTCTACTATCAGTATTGGTAGCAATTAGCGGAATACTGGGTAATACCTTTGGGTACTGGTTTGGTCATAAGAGTGGTAGCTATTTGTATAAAAAAGAAGATACTTTTTGGTTTAAGAAAAAATATCTAATACAGTCGCACGAGTTTTTTGAAAAACATGGAGGTAGAGCCATTATATTTGCTCGTTTCTTGCCTATTATCAGGACGTTTGCACCTATTATTGCAGGGGTGGTAAAAATGGAAAAGAAAAAGTTTATGTTTTATAACATTATTAGCTCTTTTACATGGGCAACAACCATCATATTTGCAGGGCATTACTTACAGGAGCTTTTCAAAACAACAATGGGTATTGATCTTAAATCACACATAGAGATTATTATATTAATTATTGTATTAATAACTACTGTGCCATTGATATTAAATGCATTAAAAGGTAATAAAGTTACAGAACGAGAAGCTGTAGAGGAAGCCGAAAGTAAAGACGACCACGATAACGACATCTTTCCGCGATGA
- a CDS encoding NAD(P)/FAD-dependent oxidoreductase, which produces MKLSWWEIKNWFTNVDYTIVGSGIVGLHTGLRLRERFPDSRILVLEKGQLPQGASTKNAGFACFGSLSEIADDLNNHTEQEVINLIQKRWDGLQLLRKRLGDAVIDFKPYGGYELFLEKDTSTYKDCLRKLPFVNEVLQPLFRNDVFATETNRFDFKGIHEHLIFNPYEGQIDTGNMMQALLKEAAANDILILNCQTVIGYHEKIDGVEVNVGDFSFSTKKLLFATNGFASTLTNGAVKPARAQVLITEPIPNLDIKGTFHMDKGYYYFRNYDDRILLGGARNLDFEGETTTELAQTDLIQNRLEQLLHEVILPNQDIKIAHRWSGIMGVGSQKNPIVQQLSNHVYCGVRLGGMGIAIGSTIGTELADLV; this is translated from the coding sequence ATGAAACTAAGCTGGTGGGAAATAAAAAACTGGTTTACTAATGTAGATTATACCATAGTAGGTAGCGGCATTGTAGGACTTCATACTGGACTGCGCCTACGCGAACGATTTCCCGACAGCAGAATATTGGTACTCGAAAAAGGGCAATTACCGCAAGGGGCAAGTACTAAAAATGCAGGTTTTGCCTGTTTTGGTAGCCTATCAGAAATTGCCGATGACCTAAACAATCATACCGAACAGGAGGTTATTAACCTGATACAAAAACGCTGGGATGGGTTGCAATTATTACGCAAACGTTTGGGCGATGCTGTTATCGACTTTAAGCCTTATGGCGGTTATGAGCTTTTCCTTGAAAAAGACACTTCAACTTACAAAGATTGCCTACGCAAACTTCCATTTGTAAATGAGGTGCTCCAGCCACTGTTCCGTAATGATGTGTTTGCTACAGAAACGAATCGTTTTGACTTTAAAGGCATACACGAACACCTGATTTTTAACCCCTATGAAGGGCAGATAGATACAGGTAACATGATGCAGGCACTCCTGAAAGAAGCTGCTGCAAATGATATATTGATACTAAACTGCCAAACCGTTATAGGCTATCACGAAAAAATAGATGGTGTAGAGGTTAATGTAGGCGATTTTAGTTTTAGTACTAAAAAATTACTCTTTGCTACCAATGGTTTTGCCTCGACACTTACCAACGGAGCTGTAAAGCCCGCGCGCGCTCAAGTACTTATTACCGAGCCAATACCCAACCTTGACATAAAAGGTACATTCCACATGGATAAGGGGTATTACTACTTCCGTAATTATGACGATAGGATATTGCTTGGTGGAGCGCGCAACCTCGACTTTGAAGGTGAAACCACTACTGAACTGGCACAAACCGACCTTATTCAAAATCGACTAGAGCAATTATTACATGAAGTGATATTACCTAACCAAGACATAAAAATTGCCCATAGATGGAGTGGTATTATGGGTGTAGGCAGCCAAAAGAACCCTATTGTACAACAGTTGAGCAATCACGTATATTGTGGCGTAAGGCTTGGCGGTATGGGCATAGCTATTGGCAGTACTATTGGTACAGAACTTGCCGATTTGGTTTAG
- the mtgA gene encoding monofunctional biosynthetic peptidoglycan transglycosylase, translated as MLRKVFRFVFKIFLWFIVISVLSVVLFRFVPVPFTPLMVSRALEQRERGEDMTANHNWVPIEEISPELQKAVIASEDGNFLTHHGFDFDAIYKAYKSNKKGKKIKGGSTISQQTAKNVFLWQGRSYLRKGLEAYFTVLIEVLWSKERIMEVYLNSIEMGDGIYGAQAAAKYWYHKDAKKLTRYEAAGIAAILPSPLKYKAVNSSVYINRRKGHIVRHMRYVKLDY; from the coding sequence ATGTTGCGAAAGGTGTTCCGCTTCGTTTTTAAAATATTCCTTTGGTTTATCGTTATATCGGTACTTTCGGTAGTATTGTTCCGTTTTGTGCCTGTGCCATTTACGCCACTTATGGTATCGCGTGCGTTAGAGCAGCGTGAACGAGGAGAGGATATGACCGCAAACCACAATTGGGTACCTATTGAAGAAATATCGCCTGAATTGCAAAAAGCTGTTATTGCCAGTGAAGATGGTAACTTTTTAACCCATCATGGTTTTGATTTTGATGCGATATATAAAGCCTACAAGAGCAACAAAAAAGGCAAAAAGATAAAAGGCGGTAGTACCATATCACAGCAAACAGCAAAAAATGTTTTCCTATGGCAGGGCAGGAGCTACTTGCGCAAAGGGCTTGAAGCCTATTTTACGGTGCTTATTGAAGTATTATGGAGCAAAGAACGCATTATGGAAGTGTATCTTAACAGTATCGAAATGGGCGATGGTATATATGGTGCGCAGGCAGCAGCCAAATATTGGTACCATAAAGATGCTAAAAAACTTACCCGATATGAAGCAGCAGGTATCGCAGCTATACTACCCAGCCCGCTAAAGTATAAAGCAGTAAATTCATCTGTATATATTAACAGGCGCAAGGGGCATATTGTAAGGCATATGCGTTATGTAAAACTCGATTATTGA
- a CDS encoding lipid A deacylase LpxR family protein, whose amino-acid sequence MRLLQQVIIVVLCTVSAWAQKPAEIGAILDNDLYSSPVNDQYYTNGIELFYRYLGTVKNDKIAKKITEFRVGQYIYNPQSVRAEEINVNDRPFAGYLFAEAGINTYYKSESLLKLNFQVGVVGPESYAEDVQEGLHRLFSYPTVRGWQHQITTLLGLQANAFYSKKIFSETYKEKVDFHLQGELNAGTVWTGASVGAMARINLAKNLVLKPMYESTLHNATLSHDKESYKGRREFFLFLNPNINYQIYDATIQGSLFNDNSPVTFPLLPVRFNAEFGIKYGKNNWNLSYAINYRGKELSNNVITGYYYGSIGIGYLL is encoded by the coding sequence ATGAGGTTATTACAACAGGTTATAATTGTAGTTTTATGTACGGTGTCGGCTTGGGCGCAAAAGCCTGCCGAGATAGGCGCAATACTAGATAATGACTTGTACTCTTCGCCTGTAAACGACCAGTATTATACTAATGGTATCGAACTTTTTTACCGTTATTTAGGTACTGTTAAGAATGATAAAATAGCGAAGAAAATTACCGAATTTAGAGTAGGACAGTACATTTATAATCCGCAATCTGTAAGGGCAGAAGAGATAAATGTAAACGACAGACCTTTTGCCGGTTACCTTTTTGCCGAAGCAGGAATAAATACTTATTATAAAAGTGAAAGTCTTTTAAAGCTCAATTTTCAGGTTGGGGTAGTAGGCCCCGAGTCCTATGCCGAAGATGTACAGGAAGGGCTACATCGTTTGTTTAGCTATCCTACCGTTAGGGGGTGGCAACACCAAATAACAACGCTTTTAGGTTTACAGGCAAATGCGTTTTATTCTAAAAAAATATTTAGCGAAACCTATAAAGAAAAAGTAGATTTCCACCTACAAGGCGAGCTGAATGCTGGTACAGTCTGGACAGGAGCATCCGTTGGGGCTATGGCGCGTATTAACCTTGCTAAAAACCTTGTGCTGAAACCAATGTATGAATCGACATTGCATAACGCAACACTAAGCCATGATAAAGAAAGTTATAAAGGGCGCAGGGAGTTTTTCTTGTTCCTGAACCCGAATATCAACTATCAAATTTATGATGCTACGATACAAGGTAGTTTATTTAATGATAATAGTCCTGTAACGTTTCCGCTGCTTCCTGTTCGTTTTAATGCCGAGTTTGGTATTAAATATGGCAAGAACAACTGGAATTTATCGTATGCTATAAATTATCGTGGAAAAGAGCTTTCTAATAACGTTATTACGGGTTATTATTACGGCTCTATTGGTATAGGGTATCTTTTGTAA
- a CDS encoding prolyl oligopeptidase family serine peptidase, producing MKKSILTILTVATSLSMNAQKIHYPTTQKGNTTDTYFGTNVPDPYRWLEDDRSAETAAWVKAENEVTFNYLDQIPFRESIKKRMEQLWNYERVSAPFKEGDYTYYYKNDGLQNQSVLYRKDKNGKEEIFLDPNTFSKDGTTSLGGVSFTKDGSLVAYSISEGGSDWRKVFIMDAKTKKLTGEVIVDVKFSGTSWLGNDGFYYSSYDKPEGSELSAKTDQHKLYYHKLGTPQAQDKVIFGTEQKRRYVGGYVTEDQKYLVISAANSTSGNELYLKDLSNANSKIITVVDNFDSDNGIIDTDGSTLFISTNYNAPNKRIVTVDAKAPQQQNWKDLIAETKNVLSASTGSGYIFAEYMQDAISVVKQYDRKGKLVREVTLPGIGSAGGFGGKKDADVLYYSFTNYISPGTIYSYNPETGKSELYRKPKVDFDTDNYISKQVFYTSKDGTKIPMIITHRKDLELNGKNPTMLYGYGGFNISLTPAFSIANAVWMENGGIYAVPNLRGGGEYGKKWHDAGTKLQKQNVFDDFIAAAEYLIDNNYTSSDYLAIRGGSNGGLLVGATMTQRPDLMKVALPAVGVLDMLRYHTFTAGAGWAYDYGTAEDDAAMFEYLKGYSPVHNVKKGVQYPATLITTGDHDDRVVPAHSFKFAATLQEYQTGDNPVLIRIGVNAGHGAGKSVAQTIEEYCDIQAFTFYNMGVTPRR from the coding sequence ATGAAAAAATCAATACTAACTATACTAACTGTGGCAACTAGTCTTAGCATGAATGCACAAAAAATTCACTATCCTACAACCCAAAAAGGAAATACTACCGATACTTATTTTGGTACTAATGTGCCTGACCCTTACCGATGGTTGGAAGATGACCGATCTGCAGAAACAGCAGCTTGGGTAAAAGCAGAGAATGAGGTAACGTTTAACTACCTCGACCAAATTCCGTTTCGCGAAAGCATAAAAAAACGTATGGAGCAGCTATGGAATTACGAAAGAGTTTCGGCTCCGTTTAAAGAAGGGGATTACACCTACTATTATAAAAATGATGGCTTACAAAACCAGTCGGTACTATACCGTAAAGATAAAAATGGTAAAGAAGAGATTTTCCTTGACCCTAATACGTTTTCTAAAGATGGTACTACTTCGCTTGGCGGAGTAAGCTTTACTAAAGATGGTAGCCTTGTTGCCTATTCTATTTCCGAAGGCGGTAGCGACTGGCGCAAAGTATTTATAATGGATGCTAAAACCAAAAAACTAACAGGAGAAGTTATTGTTGATGTAAAATTTAGCGGTACATCTTGGCTGGGTAATGATGGTTTTTACTATTCTAGTTATGACAAACCCGAAGGCAGTGAGCTATCAGCAAAGACTGACCAGCACAAACTGTATTATCATAAACTGGGCACGCCACAAGCTCAGGACAAAGTAATTTTTGGTACAGAACAAAAACGTAGGTATGTAGGCGGATATGTAACCGAAGATCAAAAATATCTGGTTATCTCGGCTGCCAATTCCACTTCAGGAAATGAATTGTATTTAAAAGACCTTAGCAATGCCAACAGTAAAATAATTACCGTAGTAGATAACTTTGACAGCGATAATGGTATTATTGATACCGATGGCAGTACCCTATTTATCTCTACCAACTACAATGCCCCTAATAAGCGAATTGTTACAGTAGATGCCAAAGCACCGCAACAGCAAAACTGGAAAGACCTGATTGCCGAAACCAAAAATGTACTCTCGGCATCAACAGGGTCAGGTTACATTTTTGCCGAATACATGCAAGATGCTATTTCGGTAGTAAAACAATATGACCGTAAGGGCAAACTGGTGCGCGAAGTTACCCTACCTGGTATAGGTAGCGCAGGAGGCTTTGGTGGTAAAAAAGATGCTGATGTGTTGTATTATTCATTCACTAACTACATCAGCCCAGGTACAATATATTCTTACAACCCTGAAACAGGAAAATCGGAACTGTATCGCAAACCAAAAGTTGATTTCGATACCGATAATTACATTTCTAAGCAGGTATTTTATACCTCTAAAGATGGTACTAAAATACCGATGATTATTACGCATAGAAAAGATTTAGAATTAAACGGTAAAAACCCAACGATGCTGTACGGTTATGGCGGTTTTAACATCAGCCTTACACCTGCTTTTAGCATAGCCAATGCGGTATGGATGGAAAACGGCGGTATTTATGCCGTACCTAACCTGCGTGGTGGTGGCGAATATGGTAAAAAATGGCATGATGCAGGGACAAAATTGCAGAAACAAAATGTATTTGACGACTTTATCGCTGCTGCTGAATACCTGATTGACAACAACTACACCTCATCAGACTATCTTGCAATTAGAGGAGGTTCTAACGGAGGACTTTTAGTGGGTGCTACCATGACACAACGCCCTGACCTGATGAAAGTAGCTTTACCAGCCGTTGGTGTACTCGATATGCTGCGTTACCATACTTTTACTGCTGGTGCAGGATGGGCATATGACTATGGTACTGCCGAAGATGATGCAGCAATGTTTGAGTACCTGAAAGGTTACTCGCCTGTGCATAATGTGAAAAAAGGTGTACAATATCCCGCTACGCTTATTACTACAGGCGACCACGACGACCGCGTAGTACCTGCGCACAGCTTTAAGTTTGCCGCCACTCTACAAGAATACCAAACAGGCGATAACCCTGTGTTGATTCGTATTGGTGTAAATGCAGGGCATGGCGCAGGAAAATCGGTAGCGCAAACTATTGAAGAGTATTGCGATATACAAGCGTTTACATTCTACAATATGGGTGTAACACCTAGGAGATAG